A section of the Malania oleifera isolate guangnan ecotype guangnan chromosome 2, ASM2987363v1, whole genome shotgun sequence genome encodes:
- the LOC131149215 gene encoding uncharacterized protein LOC131149215 → MSRDRGNENLPSEDIGWHFGTAVDGNRHVIMCKLCGKIIKGGITRLKQHLAHKKGQVAGCSNVTTQVREQMMKHLQQYAEKKRDKQKRQEEAEAQIRGDFENLSDEEDLEEESMRFARQESMRSQQQWEDRQRFRARTTGRGNIYEEGGGSGSGATSGFNRAGARSYSGREAGGSGRQWINPDAPEARLKAMDPILERSKSAKQPKLNTKLLKGLRSKLGKAVGKFLIYNRIPANVADSPFMQPMLDIAAEVGKGVKGPSPYEISEIYLEQEYQEMKNYIASFAGIWKERGVTLMCDGWSGPTRKHIINFLVYCDRGTVFHKSVDASDVPSRTAEYYFRLMDEVVEEIGEENVVQVVTDNEAAMKAGGKLLMQKRPNLYWTACAAHCIDLILEDIGKKSNVKKVLEDARTITSFIYNHTWTVNFMKKFTNNRELLRPAITRFATNFIALETIVRHKQALREMFTSDAWKNSRFGMAKSGPAYDSKKIILGKEFWQKASDIIKVQEPLVKVLKLVDGDEKPTMGFIYEAIDRAKLAIQKDCRFYKDYWKIIDNRWSFQLHQDLHAAGYFLNPQFLYGAPPSPEVAREVMDGVKKVITKLVPDIDTQIRAINQLLLYRDRQETFGTPLAQRAVKQTNPAEWWIHYGLCAPELQRIAIRVLSQTTSASNCERNWSTFSLIHTKTRNRLKYMRLQKLVFVHYNMRLKLRRTMRRSQREIEEGFNPINLDYIFEEDDPLSQWLEERETPLLDGQDNSNWLNEEVGGTTEGGDQPPINAHDDSGSSPERTQSDDNLGLSPPSDDDGNSGAGAGVGGGGSGGGGGGGVEYNHGYDTGTSFGRDIYPSDPYGLHDIPENYDLGIPPGNQSSQPRRRRSARGDPSDSTEDSYGVVRSFGDFGLDGSSSQSFGSHPAYPHYASRDSHFYPSGLGISGSSESSSTHYPEPAPAPTYRHYSGEFSSPVHFQEQQQNDANLGSFNYVFPQGWGDNFPSQSQDTDANYEDPPRHSFWW, encoded by the exons atgtcacgtgatagaggaaatgaaaacttacctagtgaagatattggatggcattttggtactgcggtagacggtaatagacatgttattatgtgtaaattatgtgggaagataatcaaagggggcattacacgcttgaaacaacacttggcacataaaaagggtcaagtagctggatgctcaaatgtgaccacacaagtaagagaacaaatgatgaaacatctacaacagtatgctgagaagaaaagagataaacaaaaaaggcaagaagaagcagaagcccaaattagaggagattttgagaatttgagcgatgaagaagacttggaagaagaaagtatgagatttgctcgacaagaaagcatgcgatcacaacaacaatgggaagatagacaaagatttcgagcaagaacaactggaaggggtaatatttatgaagagggaggtggctctggcagtggtgctaccagtggtttcaatagagcaggagctcgatcttatagtggtcgagaagctggaggtagtggacgacaatggatcaatcctgatgcccctgaagctagactaaaggcaatggatcctattttagaaagaagcaagagtgcgaaacaaccaaaactcaacacaaagttactgaaaggtttaagaagtaaattaggaaaagcggttggaaaattcctaatttataatcggattccagcgaatgtagctgactctccatttatgcagcctatgcttgatattgctgcagaggttggaaagggggtgaagggtccatcaccctatgagatatctgaaatttatttggagcaagagtatcaagaaatgaaaaattatatagcttcttttgctggaatttggaaggaaagaggtgtaacacttatgtgtgatggttggtcaggaccaactagaaaacacattataaactttttagtttattgtgatagaggcaccgtgtttcataaatcagttgatgcctctgatgtgccaagcagaacagctgaatattatttcag attaatggatgaggtggttgaagaaattggagaggagaatgttgtccaagtagtgactgataatgaagctgcaatgaaggcaggaggaaaattattaatgcagaagaggcccaatctctattggacagcatgtgcagctcattgcatagaccttattcttgaagatattggtaagaaaagtaacgtgaagaaggtcttagaagatgcaagaacaataacctcatttatttacaaccacacatggacagtgaatttcatgaagaaattcacaaataatagagagttacttcgccctgccatcactcgatttgccacaaatttcattgctttggagactattgtcaggcataaacaagcactaagggaaatgtttacatctgatgcttggaaaaactcaaggtttggaatggcaaaatcaggcccagcatatgattcaaagaaaattatcttaggcaaagagttttggcaaaaggcctctgatataattaaagtgcaagaacccttggtgaaagttcttaaattggttgatggtgatgaaaaaccaaccatgggcttcatatacgaggcaattgatagggcgaagttggccattcaaaaagattgccggttttacaaagactattggaaaattattgacaaccggtggagttttcagttgcaccaagatttgcacgctgctg ggtattttttgaacccacaatttctttatggtgccccaccctctcctgaagttgctagagaagtcatggatggagttaaaaaagtgataaccaagttggtacccgatatagatactcaaattcgggctattaatcaa ttgttgctatatcgagataggcaggagacttttggaaccccgttggctcaaagggcagtgaaacaaacaaatcctg ctgaatggtggattcattatggcttgtgtgctcctgagctccaaagaatagcaattagagttcttagccagaccacatcagcttcgaactgtgagcgtaattggagcacctttagcctcatccatacgaaaacaagaaatagattaaagtatatgagactacaaaaacttgttttcgtacattacaacatgaggttaaagttaagacgtacaatgagaagaagccaacgagaaattgaagagggtttcaatcctatcaatttggactacattttcgaagaagatgatcctttaagtcaatggttagaggagagagagacaccactactcgatggtcaggacaattcaaattggttaaatgaagaggttggtggtactacagaaggaggtgatcaaccaccaataaacgcgcatgatgattcaggttcaagccctgaacgtacacaaagtgatgacaatcttggtttgagcccaccaagtgatgatgatggtaatagtggtgctggagctggggttggggggggtggcagtggtggtggtggaggcggcggtgtagaatataatcatggatatgatacagggacatcatttggaagggatatatatccttctgatccttatggactacatgacatacctgaaaattatgacttgggtattcctccagggaaccaatcttcacaacccaggagaaggaggagtgctcgtggtgaccctagcgattctactgaagattcatatggtgtggttcgtagttttggcgactttggtttagatggttcatcatcacaatcatttggatctcatccagcatatccacattatgcatctcgtgactcacatttttatcccagtggattaggaatctcaggatctagtgagtcttcttctacacactacccagagccagcccctgccccaacttatagacattattcaggagaattttcatcaccagtacattttcaagagcaacaacaaaatgatgcaaacttgggttcattcaactatgtatttccacaaggatggggagataatttcccatcccaatctcaagatacagatgcaaattatgaagaccctccacgtcattctttttggtggtga